Proteins encoded by one window of Conger conger chromosome 1, fConCon1.1, whole genome shotgun sequence:
- the LOC133129319 gene encoding ornithine decarboxylase 1-like: MSTFTPEDFGFTFLKDGTSVQDLIDQRIKALSASDAKDAFYVADLGEVMRRYLLWVREIPRVTPFYAVKCNASRPIVRTLAALGTGFDCASKYEMHLMMSLGVDPSRIIYSNTIKQPSNLKYATAHGIQKMTFDNEAELVKIAQCCENAKLLLRIAVDDSGSMLTMSKKFGAKLERCPELLKQAKKLGLDVIGVSFHVGSYCMTPVAYTKAITNARDVFDMAAKIGYKMTLLDLGGGYPGFSLPNISLFKEMAVDINKTLDKYFPVSTGVQIISEPGRFFPSSAYTLAVNIIGKRVDMEKSAYDGKEDGANSKTISYYVNDGIHTSFGSVIFPYAYVLPSTHKRSKPGERFYPSTIYGQTCDGHDQIVEDYSLPEAQEGEWMLFNHMGAYTVTTMTEFNGFPKPETQFVMTRKAWQRLLQIAAAKGNQVLLQQPSPHDEPDACCLVKPGLARKHNLTGKEGK; this comes from the exons GATGCCAAGGATGCCTTCTACGTGGCGGACCTGGGGGAGGTAATGAGGAGGTACCTGTTGTGGGTACGTGAGATACCTCGAGTCACGCCCTTCTACGCTGTCAAGTGCAACGCAAGCCGCCCCATTGTCAGGACGCTCGCcgctctggggacagggttCGACTGCGCCAGCAAG TATGAGATGCATCTCATGATGTCTCTCGGGGTGGACCCCAGCAGGATCATCTATTCCAACACCATCAAGCAGCCCTCCAACCTCAAATACGCCACTGCCCATGGGATCCAGAAGATGACCTTTGACAACGAGGCCGAGCTTGTTAAGATCGCCCAATGCTGTGAAAATGCCAA gctGCTCCTCCGCATTGCCGTGGATGACTCGGGTTCCATGTTGACAATGAGCAAAAAGTTTGGGGCGAAGCTGGAGAGATGCCCGGAGCTCCTGAAGCAAGCAAAGAAGCTGGGGCTGGACGTCATCGGGGTCAGCTTCCACGTGGGCAGCTACTGCATGACCCCAGTGGCCTACACGAAGGCCATCACAAATGCCCGTGACGTCTTCGACATGGCG GCAAAGATTGGCTACAAAATGACCCTTCTGGACCTTGGTGGAGGATACCCTGGGTTTAGCCTTCCCAATATTTCTCTATTTAAGGAG ATGGCGGTTGACATaaacaaaacactggacaaGTACTTCCCCGTCAGCACCGGAGTCCAAATAATCAGCGAGCCGGGTCGCTTCTTCCCATCATCAGCCTACACGCTGGCTGTCAATATCATCGGTAAGAGGGTGGACATGGAGAAGTCGGCCTATGATG GCAAAGAAGACGGGGCCAACAGTAAGACTATTAGTTACTATGTGAATGATGGCATCCACACTTCATTCGGAAGCGTCATTTTCCCCTATGCCTATGTCCTGCCAAGTACACACAAG AGAAGCAAGCCAGGTGAGCGCTTCTACCCCAGCACCATCTACGGACAGACCTGTGATGGGCACGACCAGATTGTGGAAGATTACAGCCTGCCAGAGGCACAGGAGGGTGAATGGATGTTGTTCAACCACATGGGAGCCTACACTGTCACCACCATGACCGAATTCAACGGCTTCCCAAAGCCTGAAACCCAATTTGTGATGACCCGGAAAGCATG GCAACGCCTTCTGCAGATTGCTGCTGCTAAGGGGAACCAAGTCCTTCTTCAACAGCCCAGTCCCCATGATGAGCCGGATGCCTGCTGCCTTGTGAAACCTGGCCTCGCCCGCAAGCACAACCTTACAGGGAAGGAGGGGAAATGA
- the LOC133129333 gene encoding ornithine decarboxylase 1-like: MTTFTPEDFGFTLLEDGTSVQDVIDQKIDTLRAEESKEAFFVADLGEVVRRYQLWVREIPRVTPFYAVKCNDSPPIVKTLAALGAGFDCASKCEMEQVTSIGVDPSRIIFSHTIKPPTYLKYATSLGIQKMTFDNEAELVKIAQCCENPKLVLRITVDDTHSMFSMSTKFGAKLETCPALLKRAQELGLDVIGVSFHVGSYCMDPVSYTKAIENAKGIFDLAATIGYKMTFLDLGGGYPGFDIPDVLHFKQMAVEINLALDKYFPVSSEVQIISEPGRYFPSTAYTLAVNVVSKRVDIKKFSDDNDDGAKEKIVNYFVNDGIHSSFRFVIFHDTYVLPSAQKKSKPGECVYPSTIFGQTCDGHDLIVEEYNLPDIQVGQWMIFNHMGAYSVTTATNFNGFPMPKTNFVMTPILWKQLQEISAKAGQDRLKLCCLNADLDSVCTVMPGPTRKWRAKGGEGK, encoded by the exons ATGACTACCTTCACTCCAGAGGACTTTGGCTTCACCTTGCTGGAGGATGGGACTTCTGTCCAGGACGTCATCGATCAGAAGATCGACACGTTGCGTGCGGAG GAGTCCAAAGAGGCCTTCTTTGTGGCGGACCTGGGGGAGGTGGTGAGGAGGTACCAGTTGTGGGTACGTGAGATACCTCGAGTCACGCCCTTCTACGCCGTTAAGTGCAACGAcagccctcccattgtcaagACGCTTGCCGCCCTGGGGGCAGGGTTCGACTGCGCCAGTAAG TGTGAGATGGAGCAAGTGACGTCTATCGGGGTGGACCCCAGCAGGATCATCTTTTCCCACACCATCAAGCCGCCCACCTACCTGAAATACGCCACTTCCCTTGGGATCCAGAAGATGACCTTCGACAACGAGGCAGAGCTTGTTAAGATCGCCCAAtgctgtgaaaatcccaa gctGGTCCTCCGCATTACTGTGGATGACACGCATTCCATGTTCTCCATGAGCACCAAGTTCGGGGCGAAGCTGGAGACATGCCCGGCACTCCTGAAACGTGCGCAGGAGCTGGGCCTGGACGTCATCGGGGTCAGCTTCCACGTGGGCAGCTACTGTATGGATCCTGTGTCCTACACAAAGGCCATCGAAAATGCCAAAGGCATCTTTGACCTGGCG GCAACGATTGGCTACAAAATGACCTTCCTGGACCTTGGTGGAGGATACCCTGGGTTTGACATTCCCGATGTTCTTCACTTTAAACAG ATGGCCGTTGAAATAAATCTCGCTCTGGACAAGTACTTCCCCGTCAGCTCCGAAGTCCAAATAATCAGCGAGCCCGGCCGCTACTTCCCATCGACAGCCTACACGCTGGCTGTCAATGTCGTCAGTAAGAGGGTGGACATCAAGAAGTTCAGTGATG aCAACGATGACGGGGCCAAGGAGAAGATCGTTAATTACTTTGTGAATGATGGGATCCACTCTTCATTTAGATTCGTCATTTTCCACGATACCTACGTCCTGCCAAGTGCACAAAAG AAAAGTAAGCCAGGTGAGTGCGTCTACCCCAGCACCATCTTCGGCCAGACCTGTGATGGGCACGACCTCATTGTGGAAGAATACAACCTGCCGGATATACAGGTGGGCCAATGGATGATATTTAACCACATGGGGGCCTACTCCGTCACCACTGCCACCAACTTCAACGGCTTCCCGATGCCTAAAACCAACTTTGTGATGACCCCGATATTATG GAAACAGCTTCAGGAGATCTCTGCTAAGGCGGGCCAAGATCGTTTGAAGCTGTGCTGTCTCAACGCTGACTTGGATTCCGTCTGCACAGTGATGCCTGGCCCCACCCGCAAGTGGAGAGctaaagggggggaggggaagtag